In Lewinellaceae bacterium, a single window of DNA contains:
- a CDS encoding glycosyltransferase family 4 protein translates to MKILLLHQYFLEENDPGGSRFNEMAKTWAEAGHDVTVLAGMVHYNGSDKRPEYKGRWFVRKQHDDVEVWRCHVPESYNRSFLGRLWAYFAFVFSSIYAGLFRIKGKYDVILATSPPLFIGITAYVLGRAKRLPIVFEVRDLWPESAIDTGVLMNPLIIRLSYWFEAFIYRRSRLVNVLTPAFREKLIDKGVPKDKILFIPNAADFSLSDEVLADFDRKAFRQKMGWDGKMVITYVGAHGVANHLIQVLDTAELLQDTTEAHFVLIGNGMQKPMLQEEAEKRNLRNVQFIDSVPKREVFQYIAASDFGASILKKVDTFKTIYSNKTFDYMSCRRPILMAIDGVSRQLVEEAGCGLYVEPENPRDFAARVKQCLAMSSEVRRGLGEAGYAYARTHFDRQRLAEQYLEHLRNLAKKQFNHVTN, encoded by the coding sequence ATGAAGATACTCCTCCTCCACCAATACTTCCTCGAAGAAAACGACCCCGGCGGCTCCCGCTTCAACGAAATGGCCAAAACCTGGGCGGAGGCCGGCCACGATGTGACCGTGCTGGCCGGCATGGTACACTATAATGGGAGTGACAAGCGGCCGGAATATAAAGGCCGGTGGTTCGTGCGCAAGCAACACGATGATGTGGAGGTTTGGCGATGCCATGTCCCGGAGTCCTATAACAGGAGTTTCCTGGGCCGCCTTTGGGCCTACTTCGCCTTTGTCTTCTCCAGTATTTATGCCGGCCTGTTTAGAATAAAAGGGAAATATGACGTGATCCTGGCTACCTCTCCGCCCCTGTTTATCGGCATAACAGCCTATGTGCTGGGGCGGGCAAAACGCTTGCCTATCGTCTTCGAGGTACGCGATCTTTGGCCGGAGTCTGCAATAGACACCGGCGTCCTGATGAACCCTTTGATCATTCGCCTTTCCTATTGGTTCGAGGCGTTCATCTACCGGCGGAGCCGGCTGGTCAATGTGCTGACGCCCGCTTTTCGGGAAAAACTCATTGACAAGGGAGTGCCTAAAGATAAGATTCTGTTTATCCCCAACGCTGCCGACTTTTCTCTTTCCGATGAAGTATTGGCAGATTTCGACCGAAAAGCTTTTCGGCAAAAGATGGGGTGGGACGGCAAAATGGTGATTACCTACGTTGGCGCGCACGGCGTAGCCAACCACCTGATCCAGGTGCTGGATACGGCTGAACTGCTGCAGGATACGACGGAAGCGCACTTTGTGCTGATCGGCAACGGCATGCAAAAACCCATGCTTCAGGAGGAAGCTGAGAAGCGAAACCTCCGCAATGTTCAATTCATCGACTCGGTACCCAAGCGGGAGGTCTTCCAATACATCGCTGCTTCCGATTTCGGCGCCTCCATTCTCAAAAAAGTGGATACTTTTAAGACTATTTATTCGAATAAGACCTTCGACTACATGTCCTGCCGGCGGCCCATACTGATGGCCATTGATGGCGTCTCCCGGCAGTTGGTGGAAGAAGCCGGCTGCGGCCTGTACGTCGAACCGGAAAATCCCCGGGATTTTGCCGCCAGAGTAAAGCAATGCCTGGCCATGAGCAGCGAAGTGCGGCGAGGGCTGGGCGAGGCAGGTTATGCCTACGCCCGCACCCACTTTGACCGGCAGCGGTTGGCAGAACAGTATCTGGAACACCTTCGGAATCTCGCCAAAAAACAATTCAATCATGTAACCAACTAA